A single region of the bacterium 336/3 genome encodes:
- a CDS encoding general secretion pathway protein GspE: MVYNQFISLSPEQIQIISKEQAWHYKIIPNYNHSHEICFFIDKSNDISQIQEELEVLFGKKVLLELTESLIISRTLSQYYFKEEDKQSLSKGSISTESNDFLLDLVQEAKVLRSSDIHFEVYEEKCRIRIRIDGSLVERYVIIKTDYPSLINRVKILANLDIAEKRLPQDGRIFFQNGDKKFDIRVSVVPTLYGEKVVMRLLGNNASHLDIVNIGLSEIELENYLTGVQKSNGIVLISGPTGSGKTTTLYATLKYLNKENRNILTIEDPIEYTLEGINQVQLKESIGLNFSSALRTFLRQDPDIIMVGEIRDVETAQMAIRAALTGHLVLSTIHTNSAWGTVQRLADMGVPAYLLSNTLNLTVAQRLIKLLCNNCKEEESFENSNVKLPRNYIPPKKITKHYTPKGCEHCFYTGYKGRRAIYEVILIDQDLSKSIRSNEFDIKNILEQKNIKSLADNAFELLEKGETSLEEVYPILLG; this comes from the coding sequence ATGGTTTATAATCAATTTATATCACTTTCTCCAGAACAAATACAAATCATATCAAAGGAACAGGCATGGCATTATAAAATAATACCCAATTATAATCACAGCCATGAAATATGTTTTTTTATTGATAAATCTAATGATATTTCTCAAATACAAGAAGAATTAGAAGTTTTATTCGGGAAAAAAGTTCTCTTAGAACTTACAGAATCTCTAATCATTTCAAGAACTTTATCTCAATACTATTTTAAAGAAGAAGATAAACAAAGTCTAAGTAAAGGTTCTATCAGTACAGAAAGCAATGATTTTTTGCTTGATTTGGTTCAAGAAGCAAAAGTATTGAGAAGTAGTGATATACATTTTGAAGTTTATGAAGAAAAATGTAGAATTAGAATAAGAATAGATGGTTCATTGGTTGAACGTTATGTCATTATTAAAACGGATTATCCTTCTCTAATTAATCGTGTTAAAATATTAGCCAATTTAGATATAGCAGAAAAAAGATTACCCCAAGATGGTAGAATATTCTTTCAAAATGGAGATAAAAAGTTTGATATCAGGGTATCTGTAGTACCTACTCTTTATGGTGAAAAAGTAGTAATGCGTCTTTTGGGTAATAATGCAAGCCATTTGGATATTGTAAATATCGGTTTGTCTGAAATTGAATTAGAGAATTATTTAACAGGTGTTCAAAAATCAAATGGTATTGTTTTAATTAGTGGTCCAACAGGATCAGGAAAGACAACAACTTTATACGCAACTTTAAAGTATCTCAACAAAGAAAACAGGAACATACTGACAATAGAGGATCCCATAGAATATACCTTGGAGGGTATCAATCAGGTACAGTTAAAGGAAAGCATAGGTTTAAACTTTTCTAGTGCTTTAAGAACATTCTTAAGACAAGACCCTGATATTATCATGGTTGGAGAGATTAGAGATGTTGAAACTGCCCAAATGGCTATTCGTGCAGCTCTTACAGGACACTTAGTACTTTCTACAATACATACTAACTCAGCATGGGGAACAGTACAGAGACTAGCAGATATGGGAGTCCCTGCATACTTATTATCTAATACTCTAAATTTAACAGTTGCACAAAGATTGATAAAACTTTTGTGTAATAATTGTAAAGAAGAAGAGAGTTTTGAAAATTCTAATGTTAAATTACCCAGAAACTATATTCCTCCTAAAAAAATAACTAAACATTATACACCTAAAGGTTGTGAACATTGCTTTTATACTGGCTATAAAGGCAGAAGAGCCATTTATGAAGTTATACTAATAGATCAGGATTTATCAAAATCTATACGTAGTAATGAATTTGACATAAAAAATATTTTAGAACAAAAAAATATAAAAAGTTTAGCAGATAATGCTTTTGAATTACTCGAAAAAGGAGAAACTTCTTTGGAGGAAGTTTATCCTATATTGTTGGGTTAG
- a CDS encoding general secretion pathway protein GspG: MILRKLEFLIFSKKNKLPAYSLTELLVVLVIIGILILMALPVLMPLISKTRSLEAKQALQHLHSLQKAYFYEHAKYSNSLDDIGFEQEKLSGDGDTGKANYRIEVIGASKTTFTAKATAVVDFDGDGQMNVWEIDHEGNLKEVVKD, from the coding sequence ATGATTTTGAGAAAGTTAGAATTTTTGATATTTTCTAAAAAAAACAAACTACCTGCTTACTCACTTACAGAGCTTTTAGTAGTACTTGTAATTATTGGTATCTTGATACTCATGGCATTACCTGTATTAATGCCTTTGATAAGTAAAACCAGAAGTTTAGAAGCAAAACAAGCTTTACAGCATCTTCACTCTTTACAAAAAGCTTATTTTTATGAGCATGCCAAATACTCCAATAGCTTAGATGATATAGGCTTTGAACAAGAGAAATTATCAGGAGACGGAGATACTGGAAAAGCTAATTATCGTATAGAAGTTATAGGAGCAAGTAAAACAACATTTACAGCAAAAGCTACAGCTGTTGTAGATTTTGATGGAGATGGTCAAATGAATGTTTGGGAGATAGATCATGAAGGAAATCTAAAAGAAGTAGTGAAAGACTAA